The following are from one region of the Sandaracinus amylolyticus genome:
- the gltB gene encoding glutamate synthase large subunit translates to MNESRDRQDEVVEPASPEVRRLAAAEGLYRPEKESDACGVGFVATLRGDRTHAIVTHALTVLENLEHRGAAASDPLTGDGAGILIQIPHELLAQECAKLDIPLGAPGTYGLGMLFLPRDEALRAEVIALIERIVEGEEQVVLGWREVPVQTDKAGPAAQKTMPHVAQILIGPGTLPSDDAALDRKLYVIRKRVESESRRLGLREEEYPYFASLSTRTVVYKGLLTPEQLPRYYVDLADARSTTALALVHQRFSTNTFPSWSRAHPYRRIAHNGEINTLRGNVNWMKAREPVLQAPVFGEDVQKLLPIIDENGSDSAMFDDVLELLVHTGRSLPHAMMMMIPEAWQQHTSMDPVRRAFYEYHSCVMEPWDGPACIAFTDGRFIGATLDRNGLRPARYVVTKDGMIVMASEVGVLDVEPENVAAKNRLQPGRMLLVDTKEGRIVDDAEIKSQVASRRPYGRWVGDHMIRLGELPEQRGSVPPPVDALTRRRLQQAWGYTEEELRIVLAPMAALGEEAVGSMGNDTPPAVLSDRPQLLFSYFRQLFAQVTNPPIDPIREQLVMSLVQCLGPESNLFVESPQHSRKLQIESPILSEEDLEKIRALDQPGLLAHTIGTLFDPKQGIERALLEMCHEAEEAVRQGSTLLILSDRGATKDRAPVPSLLALCAISRHLIAQGLRQRCGLIVESGEPREVMHVCLLIGYGAGAVCPWMAYDSIAAMHAEGLLGAPSAAEQLPLHKVLAKYRKSIEKGLLKVMSKMGISTIQSYRGAQIFEALGLSKALIERFFPGTPTHVEGIDIVDIERETLARHAASWAKPKLEVLESELDPGGSYQFRRGGERHAWNPGTIAMLQHAVRGGYYDKFKAWTKRVDEETRAEGAIRGLLDFVPAEPISIDEVEPAHEIVKRFKTGAMSFGSISKEAHETLAIAMNRIGAKSNTGEGGEDPERWTPDENGDLRRSAIKQVASGRFGVTIEYLTNADELQIKIAQGAKPGEGGQLPGHKVDAHIARTRHSTEGVGLISPPPHHDIYSIEDLAQLVYDLKNANPSARVSVKLVSEAGVGTVAAGVAKAKADLILISGDSGGTGASPLTSIKHAGLAWEIGLAETQQVLVLNGLRGRVRVETDGQLKTGRDVVIAALLGAEEVGFGTISLITMGCVMMRVCHLNTCPVGVATQDPRLRARFSGQPEHVINFFSFVAEEVRELMAQLGFRTFDEMIGRVDRLRQREDVKHGKAQKLDLSRLLWAPPIAGPRRRVGAQDHELELAMDTVLLEQARPALERGDAVEIRMPIRNVHRTACTMLSHEVAKRYGVEGMPDGTIRIHFTGSAGQSFGAFLARGIDVTLEGDANDGCGKGLSGGRIVVHPPEGAGFVPEENIAIGNVALYGATSGELFVRGMAGERFAVRNSGATAVVEGCGDHGCEYMTGGLVVVLGPTGRNFAAGMSGGIAYVLDADGLFETRVNKGMVELETLDAEDLQRIRSLVHRHYQRTMSAHAWKVLSGWKQWSRRFVKVMPVEYRKVLDAKRGASVRIA, encoded by the coding sequence ATGAACGAGAGCCGGGATCGTCAGGACGAGGTGGTCGAGCCCGCATCGCCCGAGGTGCGTCGTCTCGCCGCCGCCGAGGGCCTCTACCGACCGGAGAAGGAGTCGGATGCGTGCGGCGTCGGCTTCGTCGCGACCCTACGCGGCGATCGCACGCACGCGATCGTCACGCACGCGCTCACGGTCCTCGAGAACCTCGAGCACCGCGGCGCGGCCGCGAGCGATCCGCTCACCGGTGACGGCGCCGGCATCCTCATCCAGATCCCGCACGAGCTGCTCGCGCAGGAGTGCGCGAAGCTCGACATCCCCCTCGGCGCGCCCGGCACCTACGGGCTCGGCATGCTCTTCCTCCCGCGCGACGAGGCGCTTCGCGCCGAGGTGATCGCGCTGATCGAGCGCATCGTCGAGGGCGAGGAGCAGGTCGTCCTCGGCTGGCGCGAGGTCCCCGTCCAGACCGACAAGGCGGGCCCCGCGGCGCAGAAGACGATGCCGCACGTCGCGCAGATCCTGATCGGCCCGGGCACGCTCCCGAGCGACGACGCCGCGCTCGATCGCAAGCTCTACGTGATCCGCAAGCGCGTGGAGAGCGAGTCGCGCCGCCTCGGCCTGCGCGAAGAGGAGTATCCGTACTTCGCGTCGCTCTCGACGCGCACCGTCGTCTACAAGGGCCTGCTCACGCCCGAGCAGCTCCCGCGTTATTACGTCGACCTCGCGGACGCGCGCAGCACGACCGCGCTCGCGCTGGTGCACCAGCGCTTCTCGACGAACACGTTCCCGAGCTGGTCGCGCGCGCATCCCTACCGCCGCATCGCCCACAACGGCGAGATCAACACGCTGCGCGGCAACGTGAACTGGATGAAGGCGCGCGAGCCGGTGCTCCAGGCGCCGGTGTTCGGCGAGGACGTCCAGAAGCTCCTGCCGATCATCGACGAGAACGGCAGCGACTCGGCGATGTTCGACGACGTGCTCGAGCTGCTCGTGCACACGGGTCGCTCGCTGCCGCACGCGATGATGATGATGATCCCCGAGGCGTGGCAGCAGCACACCTCGATGGATCCGGTGCGCCGCGCCTTCTACGAGTACCACTCGTGCGTGATGGAGCCCTGGGACGGCCCGGCCTGCATCGCGTTCACCGACGGTCGCTTCATCGGCGCGACCCTCGATCGCAACGGCCTTCGTCCCGCGCGCTACGTGGTGACGAAGGACGGGATGATCGTGATGGCGAGCGAGGTCGGAGTGCTCGACGTCGAGCCCGAGAACGTCGCCGCGAAGAACCGCCTCCAGCCCGGGCGCATGCTCCTCGTCGACACGAAGGAAGGGCGCATCGTCGACGACGCGGAGATCAAGTCGCAGGTCGCGTCGCGCCGTCCCTACGGGCGCTGGGTCGGCGATCACATGATCCGCCTCGGCGAGCTCCCGGAGCAGCGCGGCTCGGTGCCGCCTCCGGTCGACGCGCTCACCCGCCGTCGCCTCCAGCAGGCGTGGGGCTACACCGAGGAAGAGCTGCGCATCGTGCTCGCGCCGATGGCCGCGCTCGGCGAAGAAGCGGTCGGCTCGATGGGCAACGACACGCCGCCCGCGGTGCTGAGCGATCGCCCGCAGCTGCTCTTCTCGTACTTCCGGCAGCTCTTCGCGCAGGTCACGAACCCGCCGATCGATCCGATCCGCGAGCAGCTCGTGATGTCGCTCGTCCAGTGCCTCGGCCCGGAGAGCAACCTCTTCGTCGAGAGCCCGCAGCACTCGCGCAAGCTCCAGATCGAGAGCCCGATCCTCAGCGAGGAAGACCTCGAGAAGATCCGCGCGCTCGATCAGCCGGGCCTGCTTGCGCACACGATCGGCACGCTCTTCGATCCCAAGCAGGGCATCGAGCGCGCGCTCCTCGAGATGTGCCACGAGGCCGAGGAAGCGGTCCGCCAGGGCAGCACGCTGCTCATCCTCAGCGACCGCGGCGCGACCAAGGATCGCGCGCCGGTGCCGAGCCTGCTCGCGCTCTGCGCGATCAGCCGCCACCTCATTGCGCAGGGCCTGCGCCAGCGCTGCGGCCTGATCGTCGAGAGCGGCGAGCCGCGCGAGGTCATGCACGTCTGCCTGCTGATCGGCTACGGCGCGGGCGCGGTGTGCCCGTGGATGGCCTACGACTCGATCGCGGCGATGCACGCGGAGGGTCTGCTCGGCGCGCCCAGCGCGGCCGAGCAGCTGCCGCTCCACAAGGTGCTCGCGAAGTACCGCAAGTCGATCGAGAAGGGCTTGCTCAAGGTCATGAGCAAGATGGGCATCTCGACGATCCAGTCGTACCGCGGTGCGCAGATCTTCGAGGCGCTCGGGCTCTCGAAGGCGCTGATCGAGCGCTTCTTCCCGGGCACGCCGACGCACGTCGAGGGCATCGACATCGTCGACATCGAGCGCGAGACGCTGGCGCGCCACGCGGCGTCGTGGGCGAAGCCGAAGCTCGAGGTGCTGGAGAGCGAGCTCGATCCCGGCGGCAGCTACCAGTTCCGCCGCGGCGGCGAGCGCCACGCGTGGAACCCCGGGACGATCGCGATGCTGCAGCACGCGGTGCGCGGCGGGTACTACGACAAGTTCAAGGCGTGGACGAAGCGCGTCGACGAGGAGACGCGCGCGGAGGGCGCGATCCGCGGCCTCCTCGACTTCGTGCCTGCCGAGCCGATCTCGATCGACGAGGTCGAGCCGGCGCACGAGATCGTCAAGCGCTTCAAGACCGGCGCGATGTCCTTCGGGTCGATCTCGAAGGAGGCGCACGAGACGCTCGCGATCGCGATGAACCGGATCGGCGCGAAGTCGAACACCGGTGAGGGCGGCGAGGATCCCGAGCGCTGGACGCCCGACGAGAACGGCGATCTGCGTCGCTCGGCGATCAAGCAGGTCGCGAGCGGGCGCTTCGGCGTGACGATCGAGTACCTCACGAACGCCGACGAGCTGCAGATCAAGATCGCGCAGGGCGCGAAGCCCGGTGAGGGCGGTCAGCTCCCCGGCCACAAGGTCGACGCGCACATCGCGCGCACCCGCCACTCGACCGAAGGCGTCGGGCTCATCTCGCCCCCGCCGCACCACGACATCTACTCGATCGAAGATCTCGCGCAGCTGGTCTACGACCTCAAGAACGCGAACCCGAGCGCGCGCGTGAGCGTGAAGCTCGTGAGCGAGGCGGGCGTCGGCACCGTCGCGGCCGGCGTCGCGAAGGCGAAGGCGGACCTCATCCTCATCAGCGGTGACTCGGGCGGCACGGGAGCATCGCCGCTCACCTCGATCAAGCACGCGGGCCTCGCGTGGGAGATCGGCCTCGCGGAGACGCAGCAGGTCCTCGTGCTCAACGGCCTGCGCGGTCGCGTGCGGGTCGAGACCGACGGTCAGCTGAAGACCGGCCGCGACGTGGTGATCGCCGCGCTGCTCGGCGCGGAGGAGGTCGGCTTCGGCACGATCTCGCTGATCACGATGGGCTGCGTGATGATGCGCGTCTGCCACCTCAACACCTGTCCGGTGGGTGTGGCGACGCAGGACCCGCGCCTCCGCGCGCGCTTCTCGGGACAGCCCGAGCACGTGATCAACTTCTTCTCGTTCGTCGCGGAGGAAGTGCGCGAGCTGATGGCGCAGCTCGGCTTCCGCACCTTCGACGAGATGATCGGCCGCGTCGATCGCCTCCGTCAGCGCGAGGACGTGAAGCACGGCAAGGCGCAGAAGCTCGATCTGTCGCGCCTGCTCTGGGCGCCGCCGATCGCCGGTCCGCGCCGTCGCGTCGGCGCGCAGGATCACGAGCTCGAGCTCGCGATGGACACGGTGCTGCTCGAGCAGGCGCGCCCTGCCCTCGAGCGCGGTGATGCGGTCGAGATCCGCATGCCGATCCGCAACGTGCACCGCACCGCGTGCACGATGCTCAGCCACGAGGTCGCGAAGCGGTACGGCGTCGAGGGCATGCCCGACGGCACCATCCGCATCCACTTCACGGGCTCGGCGGGCCAGAGCTTCGGCGCGTTCCTCGCGCGCGGCATCGACGTGACGCTCGAGGGCGACGCGAACGACGGCTGCGGCAAGGGCCTGAGCGGCGGGCGCATCGTGGTGCATCCGCCGGAGGGCGCGGGCTTCGTGCCCGAGGAGAACATCGCGATCGGCAACGTCGCGCTCTACGGCGCGACCAGCGGCGAGCTCTTCGTGCGCGGCATGGCGGGCGAGCGCTTCGCGGTGCGCAACAGCGGCGCGACCGCGGTGGTCGAGGGCTGCGGCGATCACGGCTGCGAGTACATGACGGGCGGTCTCGTCGTCGTGCTCGGGCCCACCGGTCGTAACTTCGCGGCGGGCATGAGCGGCGGCATCGCCTACGTGCTCGACGCCGACGGCCTCTTCGAGACGCGCGTGAACAAGGGCATGGTCGAGCTCGAGACGCTCGACGCGGAGGACCTCCAGCGCATCCGCTCGCTCGTGCATCGCCACTACCAGCGCACGATGAGCGCGCATGCGTGGAAGGTGCTCAGCGGGTGGAAGCAGTGGAGCCGGCGCTTCGTGAAGGTGATGCCGGTCGAGTACCGCAAGGTGCTCGACGCCAAGCGCGGCGCTTCGGTTCGGATTGCTTGA
- a CDS encoding glutamate synthase subunit beta, with protein sequence MGKPTGFLELERAEPEKEPVQERVRHYREFERRLPILEARDQGARCMNCGIPFCHTGCPLGNRIPDWNDHVYKDRWERASIALHATNNFPEITGRICPAPCEEACVLNIPEEPVSIKAIERSIADRAIEQGGGLRPKIAEVRSGRRVAVVGSGPAGLAAAQQLARAGHDVTVLERSDRLGGLLRYGIPDFKMEKGHIDARVEQMKAEGVVFRTGVSVGTDVSLEGLRAMHDAVVIATGATRPRDLPIPGRELGGVHFAMEFLEQSNRIVAGDTVADQIRATGKKVVILGGGDTGSDCLGTSIRQGAESITQIELLPRPPEGRTDEQPWPLWPWKMRTSSSQEEGGEREFAVMTKRFIAGEGGKVRAIEVVRVEWSEDRRTMKEVEGSAFEIECDLVLLAMGFVGPEDRTWHGMPVAQDPRGNVRADVEGWATSVPGVFACGDARRGQSLVVWAIWEGRQAARAVDAYLTGTTQLTTTPYQYAP encoded by the coding sequence ATGGGAAAGCCGACGGGATTCCTCGAGCTGGAGCGCGCGGAGCCGGAGAAGGAGCCGGTCCAGGAGCGCGTGCGTCACTACCGCGAGTTCGAGCGGCGTCTGCCGATCCTCGAGGCGCGTGATCAGGGCGCGCGCTGCATGAACTGCGGCATTCCGTTCTGTCACACCGGATGTCCGCTGGGGAACCGCATCCCCGACTGGAACGACCACGTCTACAAGGACCGCTGGGAGCGCGCGAGCATCGCGCTGCACGCGACCAACAACTTCCCCGAGATCACCGGCCGCATCTGCCCCGCGCCCTGCGAGGAGGCGTGCGTGCTGAACATCCCGGAGGAGCCGGTCTCGATCAAAGCGATCGAGCGCTCGATCGCGGATCGTGCGATCGAGCAGGGCGGCGGGCTTCGTCCGAAGATCGCCGAGGTGCGCAGCGGTCGTCGCGTCGCGGTGGTCGGCTCGGGCCCTGCGGGCCTCGCGGCGGCGCAGCAGCTCGCGCGCGCGGGCCACGACGTGACGGTGCTCGAGCGCAGCGATCGCCTCGGCGGTCTGCTCCGCTACGGCATCCCCGACTTCAAGATGGAGAAGGGCCACATCGACGCGCGCGTCGAGCAGATGAAGGCCGAGGGCGTGGTGTTCCGGACCGGCGTCAGCGTCGGCACCGACGTCTCGCTCGAGGGCCTGCGCGCGATGCACGACGCGGTGGTGATCGCGACCGGCGCGACGCGCCCGCGCGACCTGCCGATCCCGGGCCGCGAGCTCGGCGGCGTGCACTTCGCGATGGAATTCCTCGAGCAGTCGAACCGCATCGTCGCGGGCGACACCGTCGCGGATCAGATCCGCGCGACGGGCAAGAAGGTCGTCATCCTCGGCGGTGGCGACACCGGCAGCGACTGCCTCGGCACGTCGATCCGTCAGGGCGCGGAGAGCATCACGCAGATCGAGCTGCTGCCGCGTCCGCCCGAGGGCCGCACCGACGAGCAGCCGTGGCCGCTGTGGCCGTGGAAGATGCGCACGTCGAGCAGCCAGGAAGAGGGCGGCGAGCGCGAGTTCGCGGTGATGACGAAGCGCTTCATCGCGGGCGAAGGCGGCAAGGTGCGCGCGATCGAGGTCGTGCGCGTCGAGTGGTCGGAGGATCGCCGCACGATGAAGGAGGTCGAGGGCAGCGCGTTCGAGATCGAGTGTGATCTCGTGCTGCTCGCGATGGGCTTCGTCGGCCCCGAGGACCGCACCTGGCACGGCATGCCGGTCGCGCAGGATCCCCGCGGCAACGTGCGCGCCGACGTCGAGGGCTGGGCGACGAGCGTCCCCGGCGTCTTCGCGTGCGGCGACGCGCGCCGCGGCCAGTCGCTGGTGGTGTGGGCGATCTGGGAAGGTCGTCAGGCCGCGCGAGCGGTGGATGCGTATCTGACGGGCACGACCCAGCTCACGACGACGCCGTACCAGTACGCGCCCTGA
- a CDS encoding alpha/beta hydrolase family protein translates to MARISEERMQKALQQLETISPEDHAKVKALAEIVKPLRSVLFKTPDDYGMKGWRDIYFQSDDGTPLEGWYIPATGGESDRLIIFNHALPMCRAGFPGHLGEPWSRFDAVEIDFVIQMKHLADAGYNVLAYDIRNHGNSSAANGGLSGIGRWEWRDCVGVKKYVDAHPTLGRMKVGLYSQCMGGNSQYEAICRRPELFANVLCMCSPLVVSMAAIFSAFSEIQGVSDYQELIDLELLKMGAFVAAEMTPQLFASGVTMPVLMVQVRNDSWTRNPEDAQKTFDLLGSDEKQLLWIENTTRRFKDGYNYFGRYPEKILPFFEEHMSRAPAIATSQRKGARAAEAGRSS, encoded by the coding sequence ATGGCCCGGATCTCCGAAGAGCGAATGCAGAAGGCATTGCAGCAGCTGGAGACCATCTCGCCGGAGGATCACGCGAAGGTGAAGGCCCTGGCGGAGATCGTGAAGCCGCTCCGCAGCGTGCTCTTCAAGACTCCCGACGACTACGGAATGAAGGGCTGGCGGGACATCTACTTCCAGTCCGACGACGGGACCCCTCTGGAGGGCTGGTACATCCCCGCGACGGGCGGTGAGAGCGACCGACTGATCATCTTCAACCATGCGCTCCCGATGTGCCGCGCGGGATTTCCCGGACATCTCGGCGAGCCGTGGAGCCGGTTCGACGCGGTCGAGATCGATTTCGTGATCCAGATGAAGCACCTGGCCGACGCGGGCTACAACGTGCTCGCCTACGACATCCGGAACCACGGCAACAGCAGCGCGGCCAACGGCGGCTTGTCGGGGATCGGACGGTGGGAGTGGCGCGACTGCGTGGGCGTGAAGAAGTACGTCGACGCGCACCCGACGCTCGGGCGGATGAAGGTGGGGCTCTACAGCCAGTGCATGGGCGGCAACTCGCAGTACGAGGCGATCTGCCGGCGGCCCGAGCTCTTCGCGAACGTACTCTGCATGTGCAGCCCGCTGGTCGTGTCGATGGCCGCGATCTTTTCGGCGTTCTCGGAGATCCAGGGGGTCAGCGACTACCAGGAGCTCATCGATCTCGAGCTGCTGAAGATGGGCGCGTTCGTCGCTGCGGAGATGACTCCGCAGCTCTTCGCGTCCGGGGTGACGATGCCGGTGCTGATGGTGCAGGTCCGGAACGACTCGTGGACCCGGAACCCCGAGGATGCCCAGAAGACGTTCGATCTCCTGGGGAGCGACGAGAAGCAGCTGCTCTGGATCGAGAACACGACTCGGCGCTTCAAGGACGGATACAACTACTTCGGTCGGTACCCGGAGAAGATCCTGCCGTTCTTCGAAGAGCACATGAGCCGAGCCCCTGCGATCGCGACGTCGCAGCGGAAGGGCGCCCGCGCGGCCGAAGCGGGTCGCTCGTCGTAG
- a CDS encoding helix-turn-helix transcriptional regulator yields MRRADRLFEIIHVLRRATRPMTADAIAAELETSKRTIYRDVGALVAQRVPIRGEAGVGYVLDRGFDLPPLMLTADEIEAVALGCQWVVAHADEDLVRAALDVRAKVAAIVPESLRPLIDDPVVGTPPRERTSPSEPDVPRLREWCRAGRKLAIHYADADEATSERVIHPFLVGYVTRVRVVIAWCELREDFRIFRVDRIRRIEFLRTRYAEGPVALRRRWRARSG; encoded by the coding sequence ATGCGTCGGGCCGACCGACTGTTCGAGATCATCCACGTGCTGAGGCGCGCGACGCGCCCGATGACCGCGGACGCGATCGCCGCCGAGCTCGAGACCAGCAAGCGGACGATCTACCGCGACGTCGGCGCGCTGGTCGCACAGCGAGTGCCCATCCGAGGCGAGGCGGGCGTCGGCTACGTGCTCGATCGCGGGTTCGACCTGCCGCCGCTGATGCTGACCGCCGACGAGATCGAAGCGGTCGCGCTCGGCTGTCAGTGGGTGGTCGCGCATGCAGACGAAGACCTCGTGCGCGCCGCGCTCGACGTGCGGGCGAAGGTGGCCGCGATCGTCCCGGAGAGTCTTCGACCGCTCATCGACGATCCCGTGGTCGGCACACCGCCGCGCGAGCGAACGAGCCCGAGCGAGCCCGACGTGCCGCGTCTGCGCGAGTGGTGTCGCGCGGGCCGGAAGCTCGCGATCCACTACGCCGACGCCGACGAGGCCACGAGCGAGCGCGTGATCCACCCGTTCCTCGTCGGCTACGTGACGCGCGTGCGGGTGGTGATCGCGTGGTGCGAGCTGCGAGAGGACTTCCGGATCTTCCGCGTCGATCGCATCCGGCGCATCGAGTTCCTCCGCACGCGCTACGCCGAGGGGCCCGTCGCGCTCCGGCGCCGCTGGCGTGCGCGGTCGGGGTAG
- a CDS encoding FAD-dependent oxidoreductase produces the protein MVRGSPHDEGSRGQRFEIECDLVLLAMGFVGPEDRTWHGMPVAQDPRGNVRADVEGWSTSVPGVFACGDARRGQSLVVWAIWEGRQAARAVDAYLTGTTQLTTTPYQYAP, from the coding sequence GTGGTCCGCGGATCGCCGCACGATGAAGGAAGTCGAGGGCAGCGCTTCGAGATCGAGTGCGATCTCGTGCTGCTCGCGATGGGCTTCGTCGGCCCCGAGGACCGCACCTGGCACGGCATGCCGGTCGCGCAGGATCCCCGCGGCAACGTGCGCGCGGACGTCGAGGGCTGGTCGACCAGCGTGCCCGGCGTGTTCGCGTGTGGCGACGCGCGCCGCGGCCAGTCGCTCGTGGTGTGGGCGATCTGGGAAGGCCGTCAGGCCGCGCGAGCGGTGGATGCGTATCTGACGGGCACGACCCAGCTCACGACGACGCCGTACCAGTACGCGCCCTGA
- a CDS encoding MYXO-CTERM sorting domain-containing protein: protein MRSIHALAAVLFAISFGAAATARAQRVAIVTIEDTVTYGPEVARIGTTLTAAGATVTTFHVTTTSAALPSLDTFQQIWWIDLTAGPDTAAPIVAAATRVGQWYVDRGRPHAILDARILSSVWTTATPPAGELALLRNYLRALQERGGGLLVGTAWSMFANAANRLLAQIGMNPIEGRYYSVPLSASVAPAHALWSYPEVAWHPCVESCGGMTGGAWIYDNSSTGYPPTGTQPSGVELYPVAWHGGNTSATAVSVTFLSPAPLVARITAPADAAQHVAFSAGPITLTGTATGGVGPYTYAWSSSASGSLGSGATRPLPSTSPSPQTITLRVTDAGGRTATDTIVIYSGFCTAAAHCPGARTCVDGVCCNDACGGGAADCRACSVASGGATDGTCGPLRAAVASTTTCRASAGACDPAETCSATSTACPANVLAAPGTTCRAAVGACDVAETCTGTASCPADALVAAGTICRSAAGICDAAEACTGAATACPTDLSVADGSPCADAIACDGAEVCQAGACTSGAPIDCDDGDLCTSEACTEPDGACEHTPIDGCCNLDSDCDDGEVCTADACSGPGGTCSHTAVPECCHASSECDDGDPCTDDACEADACTHTDACTDAGVDASVSDDASVSEDASLSEDASVREDASAGGDAGRLDAGDAMAASSGGCACRAGAGSQPVAAAWLALAALGLAIARRRARR, encoded by the coding sequence ATGCGCAGCATCCACGCCCTCGCGGCCGTTCTCTTCGCGATCTCCTTCGGCGCCGCTGCGACCGCGCGCGCCCAACGGGTGGCGATCGTGACCATCGAGGACACCGTCACCTACGGGCCGGAGGTCGCGCGGATCGGGACGACGCTCACCGCCGCGGGCGCGACGGTGACCACGTTCCACGTGACGACGACGAGCGCGGCGCTGCCCTCGCTCGACACCTTCCAGCAGATCTGGTGGATCGACCTCACGGCCGGGCCCGACACCGCCGCGCCGATCGTCGCCGCGGCGACGCGCGTCGGGCAGTGGTACGTCGACCGCGGACGACCCCACGCGATCCTCGACGCCCGCATCCTGTCGTCGGTGTGGACCACCGCGACGCCTCCCGCAGGCGAGCTGGCGCTCCTCCGGAACTACCTCCGCGCGCTGCAGGAGCGTGGCGGCGGACTGCTCGTCGGGACCGCCTGGTCGATGTTCGCGAACGCGGCGAACCGCCTCCTCGCGCAGATCGGGATGAACCCGATCGAGGGGAGGTACTACTCGGTTCCGCTCAGCGCCTCGGTCGCTCCCGCGCACGCGCTGTGGTCGTACCCCGAGGTCGCGTGGCACCCGTGCGTCGAGAGCTGCGGAGGGATGACGGGCGGCGCGTGGATCTACGACAACTCGAGCACGGGGTACCCGCCGACCGGCACCCAGCCGAGCGGCGTCGAGCTCTACCCGGTCGCGTGGCACGGCGGGAACACGTCGGCGACGGCCGTCTCGGTGACGTTCCTCTCGCCGGCGCCGCTCGTCGCGCGGATCACCGCGCCGGCCGACGCGGCCCAGCACGTCGCGTTCAGCGCCGGCCCGATCACGCTCACCGGCACCGCGACCGGCGGCGTCGGGCCGTACACGTACGCGTGGTCCAGCTCGGCCTCGGGATCGCTCGGCTCCGGCGCGACGCGACCGCTGCCGAGCACCTCGCCGTCGCCGCAGACGATCACGCTCCGCGTCACCGACGCGGGCGGGCGCACCGCGACCGACACGATCGTGATCTACTCGGGCTTCTGCACGGCCGCCGCGCACTGCCCCGGCGCGCGCACGTGCGTGGACGGCGTGTGCTGCAACGACGCGTGCGGCGGCGGCGCCGCCGACTGCCGGGCGTGCAGCGTGGCGAGCGGAGGCGCGACCGACGGCACGTGCGGACCGCTCCGCGCCGCGGTCGCGAGCACGACCACGTGTCGAGCGTCCGCGGGCGCTTGCGACCCCGCCGAGACCTGCTCTGCGACCAGCACCGCGTGCCCCGCGAACGTGCTCGCGGCGCCCGGCACGACGTGCCGCGCGGCCGTGGGAGCGTGCGACGTGGCCGAGACGTGCACCGGCACTGCGAGCTGTCCCGCCGACGCGCTCGTCGCGGCGGGGACGATCTGCCGGAGCGCCGCGGGGATCTGCGACGCGGCGGAGGCGTGCACCGGCGCCGCGACCGCATGCCCGACCGACCTCTCGGTGGCCGACGGATCTCCGTGCGCGGATGCGATCGCGTGCGACGGTGCCGAGGTCTGCCAGGCGGGCGCGTGCACGAGCGGCGCTCCGATCGACTGCGACGACGGAGACCTCTGCACCTCCGAGGCATGCACCGAGCCCGACGGCGCGTGCGAGCACACGCCGATCGACGGCTGCTGCAACCTCGACTCCGACTGCGATGACGGCGAGGTGTGCACCGCGGACGCGTGCAGCGGCCCGGGCGGCACCTGCAGCCACACCGCGGTGCCCGAGTGCTGCCACGCGAGCTCGGAGTGCGACGACGGAGACCCGTGCACCGACGACGCGTGCGAGGCGGATGCGTGCACCCACACGGACGCGTGCACCGACGCCGGCGTCGATGCTTCGGTGAGCGACGATGCCTCGGTGAGCGAAGATGCTTCGCTGAGCGAAGATGCTTCGGTGCGCGAAGATGCTTCGGCCGGCGGCGATGCGGGGCGTCTCGACGCGGGCGACGCGATGGCCGCGTCGAGCGGCGGGTGCGCGTGCCGCGCGGGCGCCGGATCGCAGCCCGTGGCCGCGGCGTGGCTCGCCCTCGCCGCCCTCGGGCTCGCGATCGCGCGGCGCCGCGCCCGACGCTGA
- a CDS encoding DUF1761 domain-containing protein: MIVALSQVNWLAVVLASVAHFVLGGVWFMGLFGKQYAAALGIADRPPEKPSAIFLVGPFVCSAATIVTSAVLMRALGITTFADALGLGLVVGVGYLVAMTVNIAINPLFPRPLHYAAINAPMFVLGSLMSCAILVGLG; encoded by the coding sequence ATGATCGTCGCGCTGTCGCAGGTGAATTGGCTCGCAGTGGTGCTCGCGAGCGTCGCGCACTTCGTGCTGGGCGGAGTGTGGTTCATGGGGCTCTTCGGCAAGCAGTACGCGGCGGCGCTCGGCATCGCCGATCGTCCGCCCGAGAAGCCGAGCGCGATCTTCCTCGTGGGTCCGTTCGTCTGCAGCGCGGCCACGATCGTCACGAGCGCGGTGCTCATGCGAGCGCTCGGGATCACGACGTTCGCCGACGCGCTCGGGCTCGGCCTCGTGGTGGGCGTCGGGTACCTCGTCGCGATGACCGTGAACATCGCGATCAACCCGCTCTTCCCGCGGCCGCTCCACTACGCCGCGATCAACGCGCCGATGTTCGTGCTCGGGAGCCTGATGTCGTGCGCTATCCTCGTGGGCCTGGGGTAG